One Ostrea edulis chromosome 2, xbOstEdul1.1, whole genome shotgun sequence genomic region harbors:
- the LOC130051742 gene encoding serine protease inhibitor Cvsi-2-like, producing the protein MKISTAALFISLIGIIAGESCVSKFECIDVGCTHHTTLVCENNLCTCTPITDVYRCLTPGDCKRHTHVCYTEWQCIQEKCRCR; encoded by the exons ATGAAGATATCAACAGCAGCTCtttttatttctcttattg GGATTATCGCTGGAGAATCCTGTGTTAGCAAGTTTGAATGTATTGATGTAGGATGTACACACCACACCACTCTAGTTTGCGAGAACAACCTGTGTACCTGTACACCAATAACAGATGTATACA GATGTTTGACCCCAGGGGACTGTAAAAGACACACTCATGTATGTTACACGGAGTGGCAATGCATTCAGGAAAAATGTCGTTGtcgttga
- the LOC130051741 gene encoding serine protease inhibitor Cvsi-2-like: protein MKDRLIKFNMTFLRDQSRSAFSPRYRLISWTAIEFQLLLYRDQPELAIVITKMRLQLCVFVVAAFFVGILKTEDCQILSSCIDTVCNHHTNLECVHGICTCSPPPYNIRCLDKGDCDRHSYDCSTDWKCINSQCRCGN from the exons ATGAAAGATCGCCTTATCAAGTTTAATATGACCTTTCTCCGAGACCAATCAAGAAGTGCTTTCTCACCTAGATACCGATTAATTTCGTGGACAGCGATCGAATTTCAGCTTTTACTATATCGGGACCAGCCAGAGCTTG cgATTGTCATAACAAAGATGAGGCTCCAACTGTGCGTTTTTGTAGTTGCTGCATTTTTTGTTG GTATTCTTAAAACAGAGGACTGCCAGATACTCTCTAGCTGTATAGACACCGTGTGTAACCACCACACTAACCTGGAATGTGTTCATGGTATATGCACCTGTTCACCGCCACCATACAACATAC GGTGTTTGGATAAAGGAGACTGCGATAGACACTCCTATGATTGTAGCACAGACTGGAAGTGCATCAACAGCCAGTGTAGATGTGGAAACTGA